Proteins encoded within one genomic window of Brachybacterium avium:
- a CDS encoding polysaccharide biosynthesis tyrosine autokinase — translation MSDSSAGLPVLLAALRKLWWVVVIGGVLGAAGSLGYSSLQTPLYTATSSLHFSITQGSSATDLNQGASYTQSQMLSYAQLVEGSLVLQPVIDELDLGTTPSELSRSISVSIPRDTSTMKITATATDPQRAADLAAASSEHLIEVLDEEGSKTADGSPSVTVAIYDEAVPPRYQSSPDKTRDAFLGGVIGGMVGIATALLIALLDTRVRNEEILVEAGGDPVLGVVSKAPLLQARTLAVALEPLSRTAEDFHRIRSALTYANVSSRVRVLLVTAGMPGEGKSTISVNLAMTLAGLRHSVLLIDADLRRPRVHFHAGIDGSVGLTNVLLEQVSLDVATHSVSGTTLDVLPSGEIPPNPAEILTSHRMEELIAAVSSKYDYVIIDTPPTLSVADANLLAPIADGVLLVVDATKTRRAALAESMKTLEMGGARILGTVLNRARPVRRRDSYYAES, via the coding sequence ATGTCTGATTCGTCTGCGGGCCTGCCGGTGCTTCTCGCCGCACTGCGCAAGCTCTGGTGGGTGGTCGTGATCGGTGGCGTGCTCGGTGCCGCGGGGAGCCTCGGATATTCATCCCTCCAGACGCCGCTGTACACGGCCACCAGCTCGCTCCACTTCTCGATCACCCAGGGCAGCAGTGCGACAGACCTGAACCAGGGGGCCAGCTACACGCAGAGCCAGATGCTCTCGTACGCCCAGCTGGTCGAAGGCTCGCTCGTCCTCCAGCCGGTGATCGACGAGCTCGACCTTGGGACGACGCCGAGCGAGCTGTCCCGGTCGATCTCGGTATCGATCCCCCGGGACACCTCGACGATGAAAATCACCGCGACCGCGACGGACCCTCAGCGTGCGGCAGATCTCGCCGCAGCGAGCTCCGAGCACCTCATCGAGGTGCTTGATGAGGAGGGGTCGAAGACTGCAGACGGTTCCCCGTCGGTAACCGTCGCGATCTACGACGAGGCGGTTCCGCCCCGCTATCAGTCCTCGCCCGACAAGACCCGTGATGCGTTCCTCGGCGGCGTCATCGGAGGCATGGTCGGGATTGCGACGGCCCTGCTCATCGCGCTGCTCGACACTCGAGTCCGCAATGAGGAGATCCTGGTCGAGGCCGGCGGCGACCCCGTGCTCGGCGTCGTCTCGAAGGCCCCGCTGCTCCAGGCCCGCACTCTTGCGGTCGCACTGGAGCCGCTGAGCCGGACCGCGGAGGACTTCCACCGGATCCGGTCGGCGCTGACTTACGCGAACGTCAGCTCCAGAGTGCGCGTCCTGCTGGTGACCGCGGGGATGCCCGGGGAGGGGAAGTCGACGATCTCCGTCAACCTCGCGATGACTCTGGCTGGCCTGCGTCACTCGGTGCTGCTCATCGATGCGGATCTGCGGCGTCCCCGGGTCCACTTCCATGCAGGGATCGACGGTTCCGTCGGTCTGACGAACGTGCTGCTCGAGCAGGTCTCGCTGGATGTCGCGACGCATTCCGTGAGCGGAACGACGCTCGACGTGCTCCCTTCCGGAGAGATCCCTCCGAACCCGGCGGAGATACTCACCTCCCATCGGATGGAGGAGCTGATCGCTGCAGTGTCGAGCAAGTACGACTACGTCATCATCGACACCCCGCCCACCCTCAGCGTTGCGGATGCCAATCTGCTCGCACCGATCGCCGATGGCGTCCTGCTCGTCGTGGATGCGACCAAGACCCGACGTGCCGCCCTGGCCGAAAGCATGAAGACCTTGGAGATGGGCGGCGCCCGCATCCTCGGAACGGTGCTGAACCGTGCACGACCGGTCCGCCGACGCGACAGCTACTACGCCGAGAGCTGA
- a CDS encoding Coenzyme F420 hydrogenase/dehydrogenase, beta subunit C-terminal domain codes for MIEVTHSLDAAVARVVADGNCSGCGACTLLDPGLSMQLSPEGFMRPVRVSRGGSARADPVTEFAEICPGRIVSSPHPDSAERHPQLGSYLEAWSVWATDPDARFRGASGGVLTSLSAWLTQTGRADRVFGAGPDVNPRRTVSVTITDRKTALAAAGSRYAPVAALVSQHVLDPRSAVITKPCEASALHRLLDGREPEERPLILSFFCAGVPSQHATDALVRELGVPDEEDLTALRYRGSGWPGRFTASTASRDVSMDYRTSWGKRLGPTMQWRCKICPDGVGESADLAVCDFWEVDERGYPRFDEDDGKSGLLVRTERGRRLLHDALAEGVLDGAPVRAEGIAAVQPGQTGRRETLFGRLMGARLGGVRVPRYRGFPLARLALIDVRLSIRHARGAFKRVRAGRVGR; via the coding sequence GTGATCGAAGTGACGCACTCGCTCGATGCTGCGGTTGCGCGCGTGGTGGCCGATGGGAACTGCAGCGGTTGTGGGGCATGCACCCTGCTCGACCCGGGGCTCTCGATGCAGCTCTCGCCCGAGGGGTTCATGAGGCCGGTCCGCGTTTCGAGAGGAGGCTCGGCGAGGGCGGATCCGGTGACGGAGTTCGCCGAGATCTGCCCGGGGCGCATCGTATCCTCCCCGCATCCTGATTCCGCTGAGCGGCATCCGCAGCTCGGCTCCTACCTGGAGGCATGGTCCGTGTGGGCGACGGATCCTGATGCTCGCTTCCGAGGGGCGAGCGGTGGGGTGCTGACGTCCTTGTCGGCCTGGCTCACGCAGACGGGACGGGCGGACAGGGTGTTCGGCGCAGGACCGGATGTGAACCCGCGCCGTACGGTGAGCGTGACGATCACGGATCGGAAGACGGCGCTGGCCGCCGCGGGGTCCCGCTACGCACCCGTCGCCGCTCTTGTGTCGCAGCACGTGCTGGACCCGCGCAGCGCAGTGATCACGAAACCGTGTGAAGCCAGTGCTCTGCATCGGCTGCTGGACGGTCGGGAACCGGAGGAGCGCCCCTTGATCCTGTCGTTCTTCTGCGCCGGGGTCCCCAGTCAGCACGCGACGGACGCACTGGTGAGGGAGCTCGGTGTACCCGACGAGGAAGATCTGACCGCGCTGCGCTACCGCGGCTCCGGCTGGCCGGGACGCTTCACGGCCTCGACCGCGTCTCGTGACGTCTCGATGGACTACCGGACCTCCTGGGGCAAGCGCCTGGGGCCGACGATGCAGTGGCGATGCAAGATCTGTCCGGACGGTGTCGGAGAGTCCGCAGACCTTGCGGTGTGCGACTTCTGGGAGGTCGACGAGCGCGGGTACCCGCGGTTCGACGAGGACGATGGGAAGAGCGGACTGCTCGTGCGCACGGAGCGCGGTCGCCGGTTGCTGCATGACGCTCTGGCGGAGGGAGTGCTCGACGGGGCGCCCGTCCGCGCCGAGGGGATCGCCGCGGTCCAGCCGGGGCAGACCGGTCGACGTGAAACGCTCTTCGGTCGCCTGATGGGTGCGCGGCTGGGCGGCGTCAGGGTCCCGAGATACCGGGGCTTCCCGCTGGCGCGACTCGCTCTGATCGATGTGCGCCTCAGCATCCGGCACGCGCGTGGCGCTTTCAAGCGAGTTCGGGCCGGGCGAGTGGGTAGGTGA
- a CDS encoding polysaccharide pyruvyl transferase family protein, translating to MTAKSSDPSKILILWAEESSPNLGVAALARGSRDLLRRAFPHAELTFTNYGARPPEVPWGRPRSLLRERVLPRYGMQEYLGGFDLVWDTRSGDSFSDIYGLGRHMTMSMVHEMACQAGATAMMAPQTIGPFTTRRGRLLARRTLSRSGLVIARDPHSAQAAAQLGRRPELTTTDLVFAIDRPALGRRRDVLLNVSGLLWNENPHVSAPGYRRMIRETFEALRAEGREIALLAHVLDTPSPDNDVPAVRALADEVGGDTEVIVPADLDETRSVISGAEALIGSRMHACLNALSVGVPSVPLAYSRKFAPLLESVGWTAGFDLRTDDLETLPAKVVSQVAGISTAEAGAAAARGSASLDSLVDLLRQQ from the coding sequence GTGACCGCCAAATCATCCGACCCGTCGAAGATTCTCATCCTCTGGGCAGAGGAGTCTTCCCCCAACCTCGGCGTCGCAGCGCTCGCGAGGGGCTCCAGAGACCTCCTCCGACGCGCATTTCCCCACGCAGAGCTCACATTCACGAACTACGGTGCACGTCCGCCCGAGGTGCCGTGGGGACGCCCGCGCTCGCTCCTGCGCGAGCGTGTCCTGCCCCGCTACGGGATGCAGGAATATCTGGGCGGCTTCGACCTCGTCTGGGATACGCGTTCGGGTGACAGCTTCTCGGACATCTACGGCCTGGGGCGGCACATGACCATGTCCATGGTCCACGAGATGGCGTGCCAGGCCGGCGCGACCGCGATGATGGCGCCGCAGACGATCGGCCCCTTCACGACCCGGCGCGGCCGTCTGCTGGCACGGCGCACCCTCAGCCGCTCGGGGCTGGTCATCGCCCGGGATCCTCACAGTGCGCAGGCCGCTGCACAGCTGGGCAGGAGGCCGGAACTGACCACCACAGACCTGGTATTCGCCATCGACCGACCGGCGCTCGGCAGGCGCCGAGACGTCCTGCTCAACGTGAGCGGGCTGCTGTGGAACGAGAACCCCCACGTCTCGGCGCCCGGGTACCGGCGCATGATCCGTGAGACGTTCGAGGCGCTCCGCGCCGAAGGACGTGAGATCGCTCTGCTGGCCCATGTCCTGGATACCCCCAGCCCGGACAACGATGTACCGGCGGTGCGTGCTCTGGCCGACGAGGTCGGTGGCGACACAGAGGTCATCGTGCCCGCCGATCTCGACGAAACCCGCTCGGTGATCTCCGGTGCCGAGGCGCTGATCGGCTCACGGATGCACGCATGCCTGAATGCGCTCTCCGTCGGAGTGCCCTCCGTTCCCCTGGCGTACTCTCGAAAATTCGCCCCGCTCCTGGAATCGGTCGGCTGGACGGCAGGATTCGACCTGCGCACCGATGACCTGGAGACCCTGCCTGCGAAGGTCGTCAGCCAAGTTGCCGGGATCTCCACCGCCGAGGCAGGCGCAGCGGCGGCTCGGGGGAGTGCGAGCCTGGACTCTCTGGTCGACCTGCTGCGGCAGCAGTGA
- a CDS encoding ABC transporter ATP-binding protein, which yields MVLIALVSVATGLAEALLLTLIASIAMAIADGASDVQVALFGASVTGSRMEMIVVSLIVAIVRGALQLLVAYLPARMSAQAMARLRQRLFDGFVGSTWSVKGSEREGGFQSLMINQVNATAQTIIVMSVAISSMLMFLTLLVSAVALSPAAAAVITVASLALFVALRPMAKNLRKSSTNLSSEGIEYAKTTQDVASIAEEIQVFGASPTYRGIFYDQLRAVQKPFQHTRFMSQAVPALYQSTALLILVIALLVVSLAGAQSVTTLGAVVLMLVRAVTYGQRVQTSLTTIDEKVPFMLHLADAIEQYEDNAEVPGETSLESIEHLQFRDVSYEYTPGKSALEEVSFSVKMGEVVGIVGPSGSGKSTLVQLLLRLREPAEGTYLVNGLAAQELRRSDWRKLVAYVPQMPQLVFGTVRENIRFYREELTDDDIVLAAQRAHVHEDILRLSDGYDTVVGLRSASISGGQAQRICLARAFAANPKVVILDEPTSALDVKSEGLVQKSLEALGGEAIVFLVAHRLTTLTVCDRVMVIKDGRLEGFETTEELFRSNDFFHEVTTITRSGNGEAPGSGPGIEEQR from the coding sequence ATGGTTCTGATCGCCTTGGTCTCCGTGGCGACCGGCCTCGCGGAGGCGCTCCTGCTCACCCTCATCGCCTCGATCGCGATGGCGATCGCGGACGGCGCGAGTGACGTTCAGGTGGCGCTCTTCGGCGCGAGCGTGACCGGGAGCCGCATGGAGATGATCGTCGTGAGCCTGATCGTGGCGATCGTTCGGGGGGCTCTCCAGCTCCTCGTCGCCTACCTTCCCGCGCGGATGAGCGCGCAGGCGATGGCACGCCTGCGCCAACGGCTGTTCGATGGATTCGTCGGCTCTACGTGGAGCGTGAAGGGCAGTGAGCGCGAGGGCGGATTCCAGTCCCTCATGATCAACCAGGTCAATGCGACGGCGCAGACGATCATCGTGATGAGCGTGGCAATCTCATCGATGCTGATGTTCTTGACGCTGCTGGTCTCCGCCGTGGCGCTGAGCCCCGCCGCGGCGGCCGTCATCACCGTGGCGTCCCTCGCGCTGTTCGTCGCACTGCGGCCGATGGCGAAGAATCTCCGGAAGAGTTCGACGAACCTCAGCTCGGAGGGCATCGAGTACGCCAAGACCACGCAGGACGTCGCGTCGATCGCCGAGGAGATCCAGGTGTTCGGAGCCAGCCCCACGTACCGCGGCATCTTCTACGATCAGCTCCGCGCCGTCCAGAAGCCGTTCCAGCACACCCGCTTCATGAGCCAGGCAGTGCCGGCGCTCTACCAGAGCACCGCGCTCCTGATCCTGGTCATCGCGCTGCTCGTCGTCTCCCTCGCCGGTGCACAGTCGGTCACGACGCTGGGAGCTGTCGTCCTGATGCTGGTGCGAGCCGTCACCTACGGGCAGCGAGTCCAGACTTCCCTGACGACGATCGACGAGAAGGTCCCGTTCATGCTCCACCTCGCCGACGCCATCGAGCAGTACGAGGACAACGCCGAAGTCCCGGGAGAGACCTCGCTGGAGTCCATCGAACATCTCCAGTTCCGCGACGTGTCCTATGAATACACACCCGGGAAGAGCGCACTTGAAGAGGTCTCCTTCTCGGTGAAGATGGGAGAGGTCGTCGGCATCGTCGGCCCCTCCGGGTCCGGCAAATCCACCCTGGTCCAGCTCTTGCTTCGGCTGCGGGAGCCCGCCGAGGGCACATACCTCGTCAACGGGCTGGCAGCGCAGGAGCTGCGTCGCTCCGATTGGCGGAAGCTGGTCGCGTATGTGCCGCAGATGCCACAGCTGGTCTTCGGGACCGTGCGGGAGAACATCCGCTTCTATCGCGAAGAGCTCACGGACGATGACATCGTCCTGGCCGCACAGCGCGCCCACGTCCACGAGGACATCTTGCGTCTGTCCGATGGCTACGACACGGTTGTCGGCCTGCGGTCGGCCAGCATCTCCGGCGGCCAGGCGCAGCGGATCTGTCTCGCGCGCGCCTTCGCAGCGAATCCCAAGGTGGTCATTCTGGACGAGCCGACGAGCGCGCTGGACGTGAAGTCCGAGGGTCTGGTGCAGAAATCCCTCGAAGCGCTCGGGGGCGAGGCGATCGTCTTCCTCGTCGCGCACCGGCTGACGACGCTCACCGTCTGCGACCGTGTCATGGTCATCAAGGATGGTCGCCTCGAAGGGTTCGAGACGACCGAGGAACTCTTCAGATCGAACGACTTCTTCCATGAGGTCACGACCATCACCCGATCCGGGAACGGTGAAGCGCCCGGTAGTGGTCCAGGGATCGAGGAGCAGCGGTGA
- a CDS encoding PKD domain-containing protein, whose product MTTSPRRDALALRQVFGLLVAMVLLVGGMAAVFSLSFGATADAAEPSPPPLLQRNDDVVTADPLPTVQIDNGYVWAQTTIGTTVYAVGDFDNARAPLAAPGTQLTPRSNILAYDITTGDLLPFAPQVNGVIKAVAASPDGSRIYIGGSFNSVNGQTRYSIAALDAATGQLVSGFTPSVGGTGVFALVAHGSMVYAGGLFTQANGTSRQNTAAFSASNGALMPWAPQTDRQVDAMVADPGGEKIILGGRFSEVNGNTTMRGLAAIDDQSGAVDAAWALPQTVKNGKGTGSTRGKAGIFALATDDDAVYGTGWVFADLATGNLEGTFAAEADTGEVRWISDCLGDHYGVYSTGTTVYTTSHTHACSTMGLHPEQSPRTYRYVEAYTTDARGLLGRNPHAGRTYQDWAGTPGPSAYAWYPDFYTGTTSGLGQAGLSITGVGDIISVAGEFPGVNNQRFEGIVRFSTNPPQGAKDGPRLSGSDWQPAANSLIPGRVRVSVPGNWDRDDLDLTYELRRAGTGAPVDTVTVPSTWWEQPSIVLEDTTATPGSSVSYTVVVRDGDGNSVTSQPVTTTVATGVASDYVSAVLDDGPQLYYPLGDTMQDWAGGNSPVAGSGVTPGAPGIENSSTGYSDFNGSNSGRVVSSSTMAASAEFSTELWFRTTSSQGGKLIGYGNSPSGDSSSYDRHVYMSNSGQLVFGVYPGSAQTIQSAAGYNDGEWHHVVASQGAGGTALYLDGALVAANSAVTTAQSYTGYWRIGGDNLSGWPNGPGSNYFDGDIDEVAVYARALEPGQVATHYGIGKGFGAPTSSFTATTEDLDVTVDASASSAKGGATLEQYRWDFGDGSPEATGETTAHTYAGTGTFTVTLTVVDSNRLTATSDQTVTVTGPNIAPNAEMGTSVAGLTVTADGAGSTDPDGQIVSYDWDWGDGDSSTGQVASHSYGAAGFYTVTLTVTDDQGGTAQTTEQVTVTHADPTAQFSASVSGLSANVDAEGSAASDGATLTYSWNWGDGTPDSQGRTASHSYAAGGDYEITLTVTDSLGSSAASAQSVSVTAEVFAASDSFERTVASGWGSADVGGAWASTGWDSAAMSVGDGVGSMVLAPGAGRDMLLTETSLTDSGAAMSYTLEGGPSTGSLYVGMKTRYGADGHAYRSLVWHRDNGTMWLVIQRDGTVLDTQRLSGQQWAAGDTFQVRTEVVGDDAATIRMKMWADGAMEPAGWQLETTDSGAAALTGPGSSSVYLYRSGSSSGDAPVHFDDYRLSNLGDGAGEPVENVAPVAVFTSSASGLVLGVDGSSSTDEDGSIASYAWDFGDGAAETGSTASHEYAEAGTYDVSLTVTDDEGATHTVTQSVSVTAEVFAASDSFERTVASGWGSADVGGAWASTGWDSAAMSVGDGVGSMVLAPGAGRDMLLTETSLTDSGAAMSYTLEGGPSTGSLYVGMKTRYGADGHAYRSLVWHRDNGTMWLVIQRDGTVLDTQRLSGQQWAAGDTFQVRTEVVGDDAATIRMKMWADGAMEPAGWQLETTDSGAAALTGPGSSSVYLYRSGSSSGDAPVHFDDYRLKSLDDGAPKAQRAAVVPDEGAALTEEKHSPAEPEEADAHEAPAPDGDVDVPAEAEDEGAEAEAAAPEDVDVPAEAEDEGAEAEAAAPEDVDVPAEAEDEGAEAEAAAPEDVDVPAEAEDEGAEPAAADPVPADEPDPDSPQAPEGATADDSQESEEEAPVEDEAPTVESRVEDRFDRTIESGWGEADHGGAWVLAGDSDGVLSVADGNGRMQLAPGPRRTSSWTDRPSRWRLPSSPSASRRVRNLTAPRSGLSSARAVTRRIAWKRRCARMEHSG is encoded by the coding sequence ATGACGACTTCACCTCGACGTGACGCACTGGCATTGCGGCAGGTCTTCGGGCTCCTGGTGGCGATGGTGCTGCTCGTCGGAGGAATGGCGGCGGTGTTCTCCCTGTCCTTCGGCGCCACGGCGGATGCGGCGGAGCCCTCACCGCCGCCGCTCCTGCAGCGCAACGATGATGTCGTCACCGCGGATCCGTTGCCGACGGTCCAGATCGACAACGGGTACGTGTGGGCGCAGACGACCATCGGCACCACCGTGTATGCGGTCGGCGATTTCGACAACGCGAGGGCGCCGTTGGCGGCTCCCGGTACTCAGCTCACCCCGCGTTCGAACATCCTCGCGTACGACATCACCACCGGCGACCTGCTTCCCTTCGCGCCGCAGGTCAACGGGGTCATCAAGGCCGTTGCCGCGTCACCGGACGGCAGCCGGATCTACATCGGCGGGTCGTTCAACTCAGTCAATGGGCAGACCCGTTACAGCATCGCCGCCCTGGACGCGGCAACCGGACAGCTGGTCTCCGGCTTCACCCCGTCCGTCGGAGGCACGGGTGTCTTCGCGCTCGTCGCGCACGGTTCCATGGTCTACGCCGGAGGCCTCTTCACACAGGCGAACGGGACCTCTCGACAGAACACCGCTGCGTTCTCCGCGAGCAATGGCGCACTCATGCCGTGGGCGCCCCAGACGGACCGGCAGGTCGACGCCATGGTCGCGGATCCGGGCGGCGAGAAGATCATCCTCGGCGGACGCTTCTCCGAGGTGAACGGCAACACCACCATGCGTGGACTTGCTGCCATCGATGACCAGTCGGGTGCAGTCGATGCGGCGTGGGCACTTCCTCAGACCGTCAAGAACGGGAAGGGGACCGGAAGCACCCGCGGAAAGGCGGGCATCTTCGCGCTCGCCACGGACGACGACGCCGTCTATGGGACCGGGTGGGTCTTCGCCGACCTCGCCACAGGAAACCTCGAGGGCACCTTCGCGGCGGAAGCCGACACCGGCGAGGTGCGCTGGATCTCCGACTGCCTCGGGGATCACTACGGTGTCTATTCCACCGGGACGACGGTCTACACGACGAGCCACACCCACGCCTGCTCGACCATGGGGCTCCATCCTGAGCAGAGCCCCCGGACCTATCGATACGTCGAGGCGTATACGACTGATGCCCGGGGACTTCTCGGCCGTAATCCCCATGCGGGGAGGACGTACCAGGACTGGGCGGGAACTCCCGGACCGTCCGCATATGCGTGGTATCCCGACTTCTACACCGGTACGACCTCCGGGCTGGGCCAAGCGGGGCTCTCGATCACCGGCGTCGGGGACATCATCTCGGTCGCCGGCGAGTTCCCCGGAGTGAACAATCAGCGTTTCGAGGGGATCGTCAGGTTCTCGACGAACCCACCGCAGGGGGCGAAGGACGGGCCACGCCTCTCCGGCTCGGACTGGCAGCCCGCGGCGAACTCTCTCATCCCCGGCCGCGTGCGGGTCTCGGTGCCGGGCAACTGGGACCGTGACGACCTGGACCTCACCTACGAACTGCGACGTGCCGGTACGGGTGCGCCCGTCGACACCGTGACCGTGCCCTCGACCTGGTGGGAGCAGCCGAGCATCGTTCTCGAGGACACGACGGCGACTCCCGGATCGTCGGTGTCGTACACCGTCGTGGTCCGCGATGGCGACGGGAACTCCGTGACGAGCCAACCGGTGACGACGACCGTGGCTACAGGAGTAGCCTCCGACTACGTCTCCGCAGTCCTGGACGACGGACCCCAGCTCTACTACCCGCTCGGCGACACGATGCAGGACTGGGCAGGGGGCAACTCACCTGTCGCCGGCAGCGGCGTCACCCCGGGTGCGCCTGGCATCGAGAACTCGTCGACCGGGTACTCGGACTTCAACGGATCGAATTCCGGGCGCGTCGTGAGCAGCTCGACCATGGCGGCATCCGCAGAGTTCTCCACCGAGCTCTGGTTCCGCACCACCAGCTCGCAGGGCGGGAAGCTGATCGGGTACGGCAACTCGCCGTCCGGAGACTCCAGCAGTTACGACCGTCATGTGTACATGTCGAATTCCGGGCAGCTCGTCTTCGGTGTTTACCCGGGCTCGGCCCAGACCATCCAGAGCGCTGCCGGCTACAACGATGGGGAATGGCATCACGTCGTCGCCTCACAGGGCGCTGGCGGTACAGCGCTCTATCTCGACGGGGCCCTCGTGGCGGCGAACAGCGCGGTGACGACTGCACAGAGCTATACGGGATATTGGCGGATCGGGGGAGACAACCTCAGCGGATGGCCGAACGGCCCCGGCTCAAACTACTTCGATGGTGACATCGACGAAGTCGCCGTGTATGCCCGGGCCCTCGAGCCGGGCCAGGTGGCGACGCACTACGGCATCGGCAAGGGCTTCGGGGCCCCGACGTCGTCGTTCACCGCGACCACCGAGGACCTCGATGTCACGGTCGATGCCTCCGCTTCCTCCGCGAAAGGCGGAGCCACGCTCGAGCAGTACCGATGGGACTTTGGCGACGGCAGCCCTGAGGCGACCGGGGAGACAACGGCGCACACCTACGCAGGGACTGGCACCTTCACCGTCACCCTCACCGTGGTCGACAGCAACAGGCTCACCGCGACGAGCGACCAGACGGTGACCGTGACCGGGCCGAATATTGCGCCGAACGCAGAGATGGGGACCAGCGTCGCGGGCCTCACCGTGACGGCAGACGGTGCGGGATCCACGGACCCTGATGGACAGATCGTCTCCTACGACTGGGATTGGGGAGACGGTGATTCCTCGACCGGCCAGGTCGCTTCCCACTCCTATGGCGCGGCCGGCTTCTACACGGTGACCCTGACGGTCACTGACGACCAAGGCGGAACAGCGCAGACGACTGAGCAGGTCACGGTCACGCATGCTGATCCGACAGCGCAGTTCTCCGCATCGGTCTCCGGCCTGAGCGCGAACGTGGACGCCGAGGGCTCGGCCGCCTCCGACGGTGCGACGCTCACATACTCCTGGAACTGGGGTGACGGCACGCCCGACTCCCAGGGGAGGACTGCCTCGCACTCCTACGCCGCCGGCGGAGACTATGAGATCACCCTGACCGTCACCGATAGCCTCGGCTCCTCCGCTGCGAGCGCGCAGTCGGTGTCGGTGACCGCTGAGGTGTTCGCGGCGTCGGATTCGTTCGAGCGGACTGTGGCCAGTGGTTGGGGTTCGGCGGATGTTGGTGGTGCGTGGGCGTCGACGGGCTGGGACTCGGCGGCGATGTCGGTCGGTGATGGGGTCGGGTCGATGGTGCTGGCTCCGGGTGCCGGGCGAGACATGCTGCTGACCGAGACATCGTTGACGGATTCCGGTGCGGCGATGAGCTACACGTTGGAGGGCGGACCGTCCACTGGTTCCCTATATGTCGGGATGAAGACGCGTTATGGCGCGGACGGGCATGCGTATCGTTCTCTGGTCTGGCATCGCGATAACGGGACGATGTGGTTGGTGATCCAGCGTGATGGCACGGTGCTGGATACGCAGCGGCTGTCGGGTCAGCAGTGGGCGGCCGGGGATACGTTCCAGGTGCGGACCGAGGTGGTCGGTGATGATGCTGCGACGATTCGGATGAAGATGTGGGCCGATGGTGCGATGGAGCCGGCTGGTTGGCAGTTGGAGACCACGGATTCCGGTGCTGCGGCGCTGACGGGTCCCGGGTCATCGTCGGTGTATCTGTATCGTTCGGGCAGTTCATCTGGTGACGCGCCGGTTCATTTCGACGACTACCGGCTCTCGAACCTCGGCGACGGCGCCGGGGAGCCTGTCGAGAATGTGGCACCGGTGGCGGTGTTCACGTCGTCGGCCTCCGGGCTGGTGCTCGGAGTGGATGGTTCGTCGTCCACCGATGAGGACGGATCGATCGCGTCATATGCCTGGGACTTCGGTGACGGTGCTGCGGAGACCGGATCGACGGCTTCGCATGAATATGCCGAGGCCGGGACCTATGACGTCAGCTTGACGGTGACCGACGATGAGGGCGCGACACACACCGTCACGCAGTCGGTGTCGGTGACCGCTGAGGTGTTCGCGGCGTCGGATTCGTTCGAGCGGACTGTGGCCAGTGGTTGGGGTTCGGCGGATGTTGGTGGTGCGTGGGCGTCGACGGGCTGGGACTCGGCGGCGATGTCGGTCGGTGATGGGGTCGGGTCGATGGTGCTGGCTCCGGGTGCCGGGCGAGACATGCTGCTGACCGAGACATCGTTGACGGATTCCGGTGCGGCGATGAGCTACACGTTGGAGGGCGGACCGTCCACTGGTTCCCTATATGTCGGGATGAAGACGCGTTATGGCGCGGACGGGCATGCGTATCGTTCTCTGGTCTGGCATCGCGATAACGGGACGATGTGGTTGGTGATCCAGCGTGATGGCACGGTGCTGGATACGCAGCGGCTGTCGGGTCAGCAGTGGGCGGCCGGGGATACGTTCCAGGTGCGGACCGAGGTGGTCGGTGATGATGCTGCGACGATTCGGATGAAGATGTGGGCCGATGGTGCGATGGAGCCGGCTGGTTGGCAGTTGGAGACCACGGATTCCGGTGCTGCGGCGCTGACGGGTCCCGGGTCATCGTCGGTGTATCTGTATCGTTCGGGCAGTTCATCTGGTGACGCGCCGGTTCATTTCGACGACTACCGGCTCAAGAGCCTTGACGACGGAGCGCCGAAGGCGCAGCGAGCAGCCGTAGTCCCGGATGAGGGTGCGGCCCTCACGGAGGAGAAGCATTCTCCTGCGGAGCCTGAGGAGGCCGACGCGCACGAGGCCCCCGCCCCGGACGGGGACGTGGACGTTCCTGCTGAGGCAGAGGATGAGGGTGCTGAAGCCGAGGCTGCGGCTCCTGAGGACGTGGACGTTCCTGCTGAGGCAGAGGATGAGGGTGCTGAAGCCGAGGCTGCGGCTCCTGAGGACGTGGACGTTCCTGCTGAGGCAGAGGATGAGGGTGCTGAAGCCGAGGCTGCGGCTCCTGAGGACGTGGACGTTCCTGCTGAGGCAGAGGATGAGGGTGCCGAACCCGCAGCTGCGGATCCCGTGCCCGCGGACGAGCCCGACCCGGACTCACCACAGGCCCCGGAAGGGGCGACGGCCGACGACTCGCAGGAGTCCGAGGAGGAGGCGCCGGTCGAGGACGAGGCACCCACGGTGGAATCCCGCGTCGAGGACCGCTTCGACCGGACCATCGAATCGGGATGGGGAGAGGCGGACCACGGAGGCGCGTGGGTTCTGGCCGGCGACTCCGACGGGGTGCTCAGCGTCGCGGACGGCAACGGCCGTATGCAGCTCGCCCCGGGACCACGGCGGACGTCGTCCTGGACGGACCGTCCCTCGCGGTGGCGACTGCCGAGCTCACCTTCCGCATCGAGGAGGGTGCGGAACCTGACGGCACCGAGGTCGGGATTATCTTCGGCCAGAGCGGTGACTCGCCGTATCGCCTGGAAGCGTCGATGCGCCCGGATGGAACACTCTGGCTGA